atagaattaggaggaagactaagcagaaagtttaatacagaataatagaaacctactagaagcctaccgggtctccactaaagtgcaccgatagaacaacatctagaagggcaacctgttcctaacccttacgggcttttccctctgagattacactttacgtaattaatattttaataaggtCCAAACATATAAACAAGTAAACCCAAAGAACCAAATCAAGGTCCGTCACTTATACTTTCATAATTCACCACTAGACTCATTTAAAATCATCAATAAGTCTGATTCAATTATGCATTACCAGCCAAATATCCACAATTAGTTCATGTCCACATTACTAAGTACCCATGCTGTCTAATTTTAACTCTAACATAGAAAGGATATTTTGACAAGTAATTATAGTACTAACAGTAGGAAAATTAACGCTAGCTAGTAGTAGTATAAAGCAGGCTTCCCTTAATATCACGGTATCACTTACGAAGTATATATTTATCGTCTATCACATAGTAGCACATATACATGTCCGAACATCTTCCTAACGGGATACTAAATATGATGGACATTGCAAATTACCTTGAACGCGCACGTACTCAAACTAGTAGTCTCCTTGCGTGGTTCTTAAGTAGTCTCCGTCTACGATTACACAAAATTAACGAGCCTAAATTAGAATATCGATCGGATAGTTGATATGTAAGCAAATCATTCTAATACTACTCCAAAATCCCTTTATTTGATAAAATAGCGTATTAAAATAGTCTGAGTTTTATAAAAAAAGAAGCCAAGATATTTTAATTTTACAACTAAGAGAGCAAAATCAATTCCTATGTACTACCGCAAATCGATCAATCAACAACttataaaacaattactattaaAACCATTATTATCATGTTTCCCACTAAAGCAACCTTAACCAAAGTGCAAGACAATTGTGAATGGTGATGGGCACGTGAATTGGTTTACTAAAGTGTAGAAAGAAATTAAGGTGAAGTACATACCTACTGCCAAGGAAGATACAAGAGATGGCGGACGACGCAATTACGAAGGATAATGGGGTTTGCCTTGCAGAGTTTCTAATATATTAGACACGGCAACGCTGGCTATATATAGTACGTGTATAAAATATTAGGGTTTAACTAGGAGacttaattttataaaataaatatgaaaatatagTTTTGGTTTCTTTTCAGTTAAAACTCattaaaaccttgattttaAACGTAAAATTATATCAAAATACCGAAATAATTTATTTGAAAATACccgaaaattcggggtattacatctaTTCCCCCTAAAAAACAAAGTTCGTCCTCGAACTTAAGGTTAACACAATGTGCTAAAAGAACGAAACTGACATGTTAGCATCCTATTTCACCCCCCTAAAAagagtttcgtcctcgaaacttagCATACCTGCTCAAATAGTTCTGGATAACGCTTTTTCATGTCATCCTTAgcttcccacgttgcctcttcAGAATTTTGATTCGACCATAGCACTTTAACTAACTTAACGGCTTTGTTCCGGGTACTTCTCGTTTTGGTATCAAGAATCTTAATAGGGCGTTCTTTGGAGGTTAATGACTCGTCTAACTCTATAGACTTGGGTTGGATTACATGGTTAGGGTCATGGACATATTTTCGGAGTTGGGAGACATGGAAAACATTATGGACATTGGCTAACTCCATTGGTAAAGCTAACTGGTATGCCACCTCTCCAACTCGTTTCAACACCTCATATGGGCTAATGTACCTTGGGCTCAACTttcctttccttccaaatcGCATGACACCTTTGGTTGGTGAGACTTTAAGTAATACCTTTTCTCCAACTTCAAACTCTACCACTCTCCTATTCTGGTCTGCATATGACTTCTACCGATCTTGGGCCGCCTTCATATTCTCTTGTATCAACCTAACCTGCCTTGTTGTTTCTTCTATCATTTCTGGCCCCAGTGTCATCGACTCACTAATATCACTCCAACACAAAGGACTCCGACATTTTCTCCCATACAACGCTTCATAAGGTGCCATTCCTATGCTTGCATGGTAGCTATTATTATATGAGAACTCAATCATAGGCAACCGCTCATCCCATGATCCACCAAAATCTATTACACAGGCCCTTAACATATCCTCTAGAGTCTGAATCGTCCTCTCTGTCTGCCCATCGGTAGCAGGATGAAATGATGTGCTGAACTTTAGTATAGTACCAAATGCTTTCTGAAAAGTGCCCCAAAAGTTTGACAAGAATCTCGGGTCCCTATCTGAAATGATGTCCTTAGTAACTCCATGCAGTCTCACTATTTCACAAATGTATGCATCTGCTAGTTGGTTCACATTCCAAGTATCCTTCATGGCAATGAATCTTGCTGTCTTTGTCAAGCGATCAAATATGACCCAAATTGCATTCTTTGCTGTCTTGTTAAGTGGAAATTCCATCACGAAATCCATGGAAATCGACTCCCACTTCCATCCTGGTACCTCTAAGGATTGCAACTTCCCTTCCGGTCTCATATGCTATATATTTACCTTCTGACATGTCAAACATCTTGCTACAAACTCAGCTACCTCACGCTTCATGTTGCTCCTTCCTCCTTCATTTTTCTAACCTTTCCCAACCATTCATTTGTTGTTTTCTTCTCTCGAATCTCATCGTATATGGTAGGTTCTACAGACATTGCATTCAACTGAGCATCAACTTGACCAGACTCCATCACTTCTAAATTCAACTTTTGAAACTCCTCACATAACTCCTTTGCCAACACCATTGCGTTCATCGTGTGGCTTGTCTTTCTGCTTAATGCGTCAGCTACCTTGTTTGCCTTTCCCTCATGATACAAGATGTCCAATTCATAGTCTTTTATGAGTTCTAGCCATCTTCTTTGCCTCGTGTTCAACTCCTTTTTAGTGAATATGTACTTCAAGCTTTTGTGGTCTGTATAAACCTTACACCTCACACCATACAAGT
This Spinacia oleracea cultivar Varoflay chromosome 6, BTI_SOV_V1, whole genome shotgun sequence DNA region includes the following protein-coding sequences:
- the LOC130463368 gene encoding uncharacterized protein encodes the protein MRFGRKGKLSPRYISPYEVLKRVGEVAYQLALPMELANVHNVFHVSQLRKYVHDPNHVIQPKSIELDESLTSKERPIKILDTKTRSTRNKAVKLVKVLWSNQNSEEATWEAKDDMKKRYPELFEQGE